Proteins encoded together in one Nitrospirota bacterium window:
- a CDS encoding caspase family protein yields the protein MGRIGFEFYTQGDNGMKRLILLFIAIVFLSSGIAYSEERGVAVRKIGGSETASVSGTKYHALIIGNNDYKYQPKLKTPISDARSVEKILKEMYGFNTRLLMNATRKEILGSMNELRKGLGENDSLLIYYAGHGEFDNSAAVTSHIILPKSFTLN from the coding sequence ATGGGTAGGATTGGTTTTGAATTTTATACACAGGGGGATAACGGCATGAAGAGGTTGATTCTATTATTTATTGCAATTGTATTCCTGTCATCAGGGATTGCCTACTCAGAGGAGAGGGGTGTTGCTGTAAGGAAAATAGGGGGCAGTGAGACTGCATCAGTATCCGGTACAAAGTACCATGCACTCATCATAGGAAACAACGATTATAAGTACCAGCCCAAGCTGAAGACCCCGATTTCAGATGCCCGGTCTGTGGAGAAGATATTGAAAGAGATGTATGGATTTAATACCCGGCTTCTGATGAATGCCACGAGGAAGGAGATACTCGGAAGTATGAATGAACTCAGGAAGGGGCTTGGGGAGAATGACAGCCTTCTGATCTACTATGCTGGGCATGGGGAGTTTGATAACTCAGCAGCTGTCACCTCTCACATTATCTTACCTAAAAGTTTCACATTAAATTAA
- a CDS encoding DUF4384 domain-containing protein, with translation MMVVFFIVMFVQYAYAVQSTITEAEGYSCLGDDKTRKQTEQAAFADAKRRAGEYAVSHIRSETRMKNLELEKDIIEAYMNASIKVLQEIEKVWYRDEKMGDCYRVKIKAEITPEERVIEKAADNEKVLKNEDAMSDPSAPLRVKVWADKKGYKEGDKIKIYLKGNKPFYVRVVYKDAGGGNVQLLPNPYRSDNYFNGGLVYEVPTGGDRFELEVTPPFGEENIIAYASTSPLGDIELKKNGGIFQVLTRQEDVGTLSRGVKITEAAAHEGGGIAEFAEEKVVVKTGHLP, from the coding sequence ATGATGGTGGTTTTCTTTATAGTTATGTTCGTACAATATGCTTATGCTGTTCAATCCACTATTACAGAGGCAGAGGGGTATTCGTGCCTCGGAGATGATAAGACGAGGAAACAGACTGAGCAGGCGGCGTTTGCTGATGCAAAGAGGAGGGCGGGTGAGTATGCTGTCTCACACATCAGGAGCGAGACACGTATGAAGAACCTTGAGCTTGAGAAGGACATCATAGAGGCATATATGAATGCATCCATAAAAGTCCTTCAGGAGATTGAAAAGGTGTGGTACCGGGATGAGAAAATGGGTGACTGCTACAGGGTAAAGATCAAGGCGGAGATTACACCGGAGGAAAGGGTGATTGAGAAGGCGGCAGACAATGAGAAGGTGCTGAAAAATGAGGATGCGATGAGTGACCCATCCGCTCCGCTCCGTGTAAAGGTGTGGGCGGACAAGAAAGGGTATAAAGAGGGGGATAAGATAAAGATATATTTGAAGGGGAACAAGCCGTTTTATGTCAGGGTTGTATACAAAGATGCCGGCGGCGGCAATGTCCAGCTCCTGCCGAATCCCTACAGGTCTGACAATTATTTTAACGGCGGGCTTGTGTATGAGGTACCAACAGGCGGCGACAGGTTTGAGCTTGAGGTCACCCCGCCGTTTGGTGAGGAGAATATCATTGCATACGCAAGCACATCCCCGCTGGGAGATATTGAGTTAAAGAAGAACGGCGGCATCTTTCAGGTACTGACGCGTCAGGAAGATGTCGGCACACTGTCACGAGGCGTGAAGATTACAGAGGCCGCTGCCCATGAGGGGGGCGGTATTGCCGAGTTTGCAGAGGAGAAGGTCGTTGTGAAGACGGGGCACCTCCCCTGA
- a CDS encoding DUF4384 domain-containing protein, which produces MQRLKICILSLVIILLPVTVRAEKINIVENETRKEAIEGEQTDKSNLSKGIKVEKKEDGNLKRLTGKSGKIFMGENDDKASVKQKAHDYAIRNAMEQAGVLVLGKSDMLNGDLIHELISITSEAFIENTKILVETCGGEGGNLFCMVELEAEVKPMNLDKHRLLKVMRASIQEPDKAKQSKKPVFQENDEIQVKVTLNEDAYLSIFSVDQEENVYKLFPNPYKKNDMIPARSEFVFPDDALRTKGIKLRVATPEGKQKATENVVIIATKEDGHFLEDPALKNPKWTDLSKELKVFNNSKQSPWTVETLGYEVRK; this is translated from the coding sequence ATGCAGAGATTAAAAATATGTATACTGTCACTTGTAATAATACTACTGCCTGTCACAGTCAGGGCAGAAAAGATAAATATTGTAGAGAACGAGACACGGAAAGAGGCGATAGAGGGAGAGCAGACTGATAAATCTAATCTCTCTAAAGGAATAAAAGTTGAAAAGAAAGAGGATGGAAATTTAAAGCGGCTTACAGGGAAATCCGGCAAAATATTTATGGGTGAGAACGATGACAAGGCATCAGTAAAACAGAAGGCCCACGACTATGCTATCCGTAATGCTATGGAACAGGCCGGGGTTCTGGTTTTAGGCAAGTCTGACATGCTTAATGGCGACCTTATTCATGAGCTAATTAGTATCACATCGGAGGCATTCATTGAAAATACAAAAATTCTTGTGGAAACATGTGGAGGTGAGGGAGGAAACCTATTCTGTATGGTTGAACTTGAGGCTGAAGTTAAGCCCATGAATCTTGACAAACACCGCCTTCTAAAGGTCATGAGGGCCTCGATTCAGGAACCGGACAAGGCAAAACAATCCAAGAAACCTGTGTTCCAGGAAAATGATGAGATTCAGGTAAAAGTAACCTTAAATGAAGATGCTTATCTGAGTATCTTTAGCGTAGACCAGGAGGAGAATGTTTATAAGCTATTTCCAAACCCATACAAAAAAAACGATATGATACCGGCAAGAAGTGAATTTGTTTTTCCTGATGATGCATTGAGAACAAAAGGCATAAAGCTGCGCGTTGCCACACCGGAAGGGAAGCAAAAGGCAACAGAAAATGTCGTTATAATTGCAACCAAAGAGGACGGACATTTTCTCGAAGACCCTGCACTTAAAAATCCTAAGTGGACAGACCTGTCAAAGGAACTTAAGGTATTTAATAACAGCAAACAATCTCCATGGACTGTAGAGACATTGGGGTATGAGGTGAGGAAGTAG
- a CDS encoding trypsin-like peptidase domain-containing protein: MKFKNHRILIKLLIFIISSVLYFPIPSFASDFPAKEVYARYSPSVMVVRATDEKGEGSIGTGSIISDDGLIITNAHVIFDKEEDKPFPVIVVFTKPKKLIGVTKNELDKSYEVEILKYDVPLDLAILKIKNYDFKADIVALADPQEIEVGEDVIAIGHPEQGGFWTLTYGRISGEIKDFQGVPGKEMFQTDTSVNRGNSGGPLLDRRGYMVAVNSNIARLSSDGLPITGINFSIKSSVVRKWLSENGYEVAYGKKPLTAINEPVTSGAITKADENNAPSPGTAPIKSENAKIIPPPLNEVDAQAVIPPPLTGGGKGEGELRGFSSKPEKKFETPQTPYDYDAFLKEAEEDLKEMMKDMRQEIKRRKGR, encoded by the coding sequence GTGAAATTTAAAAACCATCGAATCCTAATCAAGCTATTAATCTTTATTATCTCCAGTGTGCTATATTTCCCCATACCCTCTTTTGCCTCTGACTTCCCTGCAAAGGAGGTTTATGCGAGATATTCTCCGTCTGTTATGGTCGTCAGGGCAACGGATGAGAAGGGAGAGGGAAGCATCGGAACAGGTTCCATTATTTCTGATGATGGACTCATTATAACAAATGCCCATGTGATCTTTGATAAGGAAGAAGATAAACCCTTTCCTGTGATAGTGGTCTTTACAAAGCCCAAAAAGCTCATTGGTGTTACAAAGAATGAACTGGACAAGTCTTATGAAGTAGAGATATTGAAGTATGACGTGCCGCTTGACCTTGCCATTCTAAAAATCAAGAATTACGACTTTAAAGCAGATATTGTCGCTCTTGCTGATCCACAGGAAATTGAGGTAGGAGAAGATGTTATAGCAATAGGCCACCCTGAGCAGGGTGGTTTCTGGACACTGACTTACGGCAGGATTAGCGGAGAGATAAAGGATTTTCAAGGCGTGCCAGGAAAAGAGATGTTTCAGACAGATACGAGCGTAAACAGAGGAAACTCCGGCGGACCCCTTCTGGACAGGAGGGGTTACATGGTGGCTGTCAATTCCAATATTGCAAGGCTAAGTAGTGACGGCCTCCCGATAACAGGCATAAACTTTTCAATAAAATCATCGGTTGTAAGAAAGTGGTTAAGTGAGAATGGATACGAGGTAGCTTATGGCAAGAAACCTCTAACTGCAATAAATGAACCAGTCACGAGCGGGGCGATCACAAAGGCTGATGAAAATAATGCCCCCTCACCCGGCACCGCTCCCATTAAGAGCGAGAATGCTAAAATTATTCCCCCTCCCTTGAATGAAGTGGATGCGCAAGCTGTCATCCCCCCTCCCTTGACGGGAGGTGGAAAGGGGGAGGGTGAGCTACGAGGATTTTCGAGTAAACCTGAGAAGAAGTTTGAAACACCTCAGACCCCTTATGACTACGATGCATTCTTAAAAGAGGCAGAGGAAGACCTTAAAGAAATGATGAAGGATATGAGGCAGGAGATAAAGAGGAGGAAGGGGCGGTAA
- a CDS encoding LPP20 family lipoprotein: MNRLTLTILCVLMAVLTGCAASKNVTKNEPPPDWVMNPPNDDKRICAVGASEPTYYIEDGKTYATENARKELAKVLHADVNSIMVVIKSEREKDVHEVGVVEAASWATKAVLKESQIVSYWYDEVGIRSSNKKGVMYALACMPRGGVK; the protein is encoded by the coding sequence ATGAATCGTTTAACTTTAACAATTTTATGTGTACTCATGGCTGTCCTTACAGGATGTGCAGCGTCTAAGAACGTAACAAAAAATGAGCCCCCTCCTGACTGGGTTATGAATCCCCCTAATGATGATAAGAGGATATGTGCTGTTGGTGCAAGCGAGCCAACATATTACATAGAAGACGGGAAAACTTATGCAACAGAGAATGCAAGAAAAGAACTTGCAAAGGTATTGCACGCGGATGTTAATTCAATCATGGTGGTGATTAAATCAGAAAGAGAAAAAGATGTGCATGAGGTTGGTGTTGTAGAGGCCGCGTCATGGGCAACGAAGGCGGTATTAAAGGAATCTCAGATAGTGTCATACTGGTACGATGAAGTTGGTATCAGGTCTTCAAATAAGAAGGGTGTTATGTATGCACTGGCATGTATGCCGAGGGGCGGGGTTAAGTAA
- a CDS encoding LPP20 family lipoprotein: MKKTFFFVTVIVLLINAYAYAGVVQDIAKKISTTYPSESNIIGVGIVESSNNDYMDRRRAEVSARAELAKEVKVAVKTNFISAKTCEGEVKALFKDPIACNIYMGDIIEESVDVVLEGTRIVDAGEFKQEGRTYYYAIAVLAKKDAIAKVVENATDAQANAQEHLDKANAAKDEEIKKEEKAKAEDEMKKVVAYESQGDALEKVRQDRASFFKKLESH, encoded by the coding sequence ATGAAGAAGACATTTTTTTTTGTAACTGTGATAGTGTTGTTAATAAATGCTTATGCGTATGCAGGTGTAGTTCAGGATATTGCAAAAAAGATTTCAACAACATATCCTTCTGAAAGTAATATTATAGGTGTGGGGATAGTAGAATCTTCAAACAATGATTATATGGACAGAAGGCGTGCCGAGGTCTCTGCAAGGGCTGAACTTGCAAAGGAAGTTAAGGTTGCTGTTAAAACAAACTTTATATCTGCTAAGACGTGCGAAGGGGAAGTGAAGGCGCTATTTAAAGATCCGATTGCATGCAATATTTACATGGGAGACATTATAGAGGAATCGGTTGATGTGGTTCTTGAAGGCACGAGGATTGTAGATGCAGGTGAGTTCAAACAGGAGGGAAGAACATATTATTATGCCATCGCAGTACTTGCAAAAAAGGATGCGATTGCAAAGGTGGTAGAGAATGCTACTGATGCACAGGCAAATGCTCAGGAACATTTAGACAAGGCAAATGCTGCAAAGGATGAGGAGATAAAAAAGGAAGAAAAGGCAAAGGCAGAAGATGAGATGAAGAAGGTAGTTGCCTATGAGAGCCAGGGGGATGCACTTGAGAAGGTGAGGCAGGATAGGGCATCATTTTTTAAAAAATTGGAGAGCCACTAA
- a CDS encoding LPP20 family lipoprotein has protein sequence MKYVKNLYFIAIAALLIFAGCSSGSKITKDTPIQNIVAPEWVMQGSGAFGGDKGKVFYGVGSASNITDFSLLRKLSDAESRNEIAKVVQVYTASLLEAYKASTSSGVSTSPSEEQHVETALKEVASMTLSGIEIVHHWQDPRNGTLFSLARLDLNSFKDNIDKVKELSETVKETVKKNAERTHEKLEKEIEKQKGGR, from the coding sequence ATGAAGTATGTAAAGAATTTATATTTTATTGCGATAGCAGCACTTTTGATTTTTGCAGGTTGTTCAAGCGGGTCAAAGATTACAAAGGATACACCAATACAGAATATTGTTGCACCGGAATGGGTGATGCAGGGGAGCGGGGCATTTGGGGGGGATAAAGGCAAGGTGTTTTACGGTGTAGGTTCAGCCTCAAATATTACTGATTTTTCCCTTCTCAGAAAGCTGTCAGATGCGGAGTCAAGAAATGAGATTGCAAAGGTTGTTCAGGTTTATACTGCATCATTATTAGAAGCATATAAGGCATCAACAAGTTCAGGAGTGTCAACAAGCCCTTCAGAGGAGCAGCATGTGGAGACTGCTTTAAAAGAGGTAGCCTCAATGACACTTTCCGGCATAGAAATTGTACATCACTGGCAGGACCCAAGAAACGGGACATTGTTTTCCCTTGCAAGGCTTGATCTGAACTCATTCAAAGATAATATTGATAAAGTTAAAGAGCTTAGTGAAACGGTCAAGGAGACAGTAAAGAAAAATGCTGAACGTACCCATGAAAAACTGGAAAAGGAAATTGAAAAACAAAAGGGCGGAAGGTAG
- a CDS encoding type II toxin-antitoxin system HicA family toxin has product MQKISPIPADRLCKVFEKAGFKRVRTEGDHFVYTKQGVLRPVVIPDWKEVPVFIIKNNLRTAGLSRDEYFTLLEMV; this is encoded by the coding sequence ATGCAAAAAATATCTCCGATACCGGCTGACAGGTTATGCAAGGTTTTTGAAAAAGCCGGTTTTAAACGTGTAAGGACCGAAGGTGACCATTTTGTATATACTAAGCAGGGTGTTCTGAGACCTGTTGTAATACCTGATTGGAAAGAGGTGCCTGTGTTTATAATCAAAAATAATTTGAGAACCGCAGGGCTAAGTAGAGATGAATATTTTACTTTGCTTGAGATGGTATAA
- a CDS encoding AAA family ATPase, producing the protein MISTKQITVISGIRRSGKSTLLTQFASRYKNYYYINFDDERLINFTVDDFHNLMLVFHKLYQADVIFLDEVQNIEGWERFIRRIHDEEYKIFLTGSNARLLSSELATHLTGRYVKIELYPFSFREYLSFHRIDYDVKTSKKKAIVLRYFDKYLRGGGFPEFVKS; encoded by the coding sequence ATAATCAGTACAAAACAGATAACAGTAATATCAGGCATAAGGAGAAGCGGAAAGTCCACGCTCTTAACCCAATTTGCCTCCAGATATAAAAATTACTACTACATCAATTTCGACGATGAGCGGCTTATTAATTTCACAGTTGATGACTTTCATAACCTGATGCTTGTCTTTCATAAACTTTATCAGGCCGATGTAATATTTCTTGACGAAGTTCAGAACATTGAAGGATGGGAGAGGTTTATAAGAAGAATACATGACGAGGAATACAAGATATTCCTCACCGGTTCAAACGCAAGACTGCTTAGCTCCGAGCTTGCCACTCATCTCACAGGCAGGTATGTCAAAATAGAGCTTTACCCTTTTTCCTTCAGGGAATATCTGAGTTTCCACAGGATTGACTACGATGTTAAAACTTCAAAAAAGAAGGCAATAGTTTTGAGATATTTCGATAAATATTTAAGGGGAGGCGGGTTTCCTGAATTTGTTAAGTCGTAA